In the Nitrospira sp. genome, CCGTCTTTGTGATAAGACCGGCACAGTCCTCCCACCTCCGATTCACGTTCATAGAGCCGGTATGGGAGTCCCGTCAGATGGTACGCAGTGCTCAATCCGGCAAGCCCGGCACCGATGATCAGAATCATGCTGCTCGCTTTCTTTCTTCTAGGGATGTCTCACCCTCCATATCCCTGCCGTTCTTGACCTCAATCCGTTTCAACGTGAACGTCAGGGCCAAGAGTATGACAACGGTTCCAAGGCAGAGGCCCCAGGCCACCTCATAGGCCACCATCATGAGCATGAGACCGACGATCCCAACCGCGGCGGTGGCAAGATAGCTGACGATCACGATGTGGCGAGTCGACATCCCCCAATGCCGGAGTCGGATGGCGATATGGTCAGGGCTGCCCAGGAATATCGGAAGGCCTCGTTGATAACGGATATACATGACGAAAAGCGTGTCAAAGATCGGAATACCCAAGATAAACACCGGCGTCAGCAGCGAGAGAGGGTGCGTGCTTGGAAATTGTCCGATCATCGCCATGGCGCCCAGCAAGAGGCCGATGAACATGGCCCCTGTGTCGCCCATGTAAATCCGAGCCGGTTGCCAATTATATCTTAGAAATCCGATGAGGCTTCCGATCAACGCTGCCAGCATGAAGGCCACAACTTGATCGCCCTGGATCAGGGCCGCCACAAGTAAACACGCTGCGCTGATGGCTCCGACTCCGGCGGAAAGACCGTCCATGATATCCAAGAGATTGAAGGCATTGATGAGTCCAACCATCCAAAAGACGGTCAGCACGAGGTCCAACCATTCCGGTAGTGCCGCGATCTGAATACGGATACCGCTCTTAATCAGGACAAAAATAGCAAGAAGCTGACCAATCAGTTTCGTCGTGGGTGAGAGCACCCCAAAATCATCGATGAGTCCCAGCATGACCACGATGGTCGCGCCAAGAATAATGCCAAGGACATCCTGTCGGAATTCAAACGTGAAGGCGAGACTCATCAAAAAAGCCAGGTAGATCGCCAACCCTCCGAAGTATGGGACCGCTTCCTTTTGATGTTTCAGACGTCCGTCTGGAGCATCGACGATGCCGAATTTCAGTGCGGCTTGCCTGGCGATGGGCATCCCGTATAGTGAGAGTAACAAAGACAGAGCAAATGTCAGAACGTAGAGCGTCATTGTCTTAAGAAGGTCTTGCGATCCTCTCCTGTCGAGATCGGACAACCATCAAGCTCTGGACAGCGAAGCGGTCCATGCATTCTGTGCATGCCGAACAGTCCGACTGCCCGTTTCCGTTAGCCTTGCAATAAGACAAGGATTTCTCCGCCGTTAGGGAGCACAGCTTTCCGTTCGTAACAACGAGGCGCCACACATGAGCCGCTGGATCCTGCCACGTACCGTGCGTATTCCTTCCGCGACAGTTGCAACTCATGAAGTATCCGGGCATCGTCGGGATAGGATGCCCCTTGCAGAGTATGTATCGCTGAAAAGATCACAATGTCATAGTGCAAGGACCAATTCTTAAAGGCCCCGTAGAATTCCTTGATTTCATATGTCTCCGTATTTGCCGGCGGAAACATGAGTGGATCGAAGGCGACTTGTATCTTGCTCCCAACGGGTGGGGAAATTTCAGAGAGAACCTTCACCACCTCTTGGTATGACCTCAATTGATCTACATACGTCTGTGCGTGCGTTCTCATTGCCTGTGTTTGATAGTCCTTGAGACTCTGTGGAAACCAGTAGACAGTGATCATGAGGACAGCGCCGCATAAAACGACTCTGGTTAGCAGGTTCTCAATCCGTTTCCCTATCAAGGGACTCACGTCTAGAGAAATTCGTAAGCCCTCATCCACGAGGGAGGCGATCCCCACAAGCAGCAAAACAGTTCCAGGAAATAAATAAAATCCCCACAAGCGGTGCGTTGTGAGCATGATGGATCCATTCATGGCCAGGCCACATAGCAGAAGAATAACGCCTTCGGTAGCAATCTTTTCGTAGCCTCCGGCCAATCGGAAACCGCGACCTATATGCATAGCAACAAGACAGGCACATCCCAAGAGCAACGTAATCGACAACCAGGTAGGCATGAGGAGCCACACGTCGACATAGTAGGTAAGCCAACTGAAGAAGGTAATGCTTGCTTGATCCGACCCATGAATCGCATTTGCAAACAAGCCGCGTGCCCAGGATTCGACGACATGAGTCGAAGTAATTGCTGAGTACAAGGCAACTCCCAGGCTAAAGCATTGCCCGAGCGCATAACCGAGGCTGCCTAATCCATACCGGTCATGAATCCAGCTCAACCACAACCTACTTGTGAAATACCCGCCCATGCCGACCACCGCCGGAACTGCCAAGATGGGCACAGCCATCACTACACCCAGCACAAATCCAGTAAGAGCCACCTCAGCCTTCCAGAACCTATTCTGTAGTATCTGTCGACACCGTTGACCCGCTAGCGCTTCTACCACAAGAATGATTACGATCGGGAGGGCTGATACTTTCGAGCCGAATGCAAGTCCCAACCAAATCCAATGAGGCCCAAACAAATGTTGTTCTTTTCGATGCCAATAGAAGAAGATCGCTACGAACAACATTTGAATCGGTTCCGGTTTCGGCATTGTCATGTAGTAAGAGGTGTATGGCATGGCATAGAGGCCTAGCAGCGTACAGCACCGCAACGTCCAGCTTTGAACGAACGTCCAAGTAAGAATGAGAAACGAGACGCTTAGCAGCACAACCTGCGTCATGCGAGCTGCAATGATTTGCCCGGTATCGCCAAACATATAGGCAGGAATTGCTGCTCCTATTGAGAGTGAGTTCCAAAGAGATCGTCCATATCGATGGTCTCCCCCATCCGTGATGCTATGAAAAAAATCCTCGATGCTTCCCGGATGGAGAATCTTCCGTACTCCATCGAAGGTAATGCGTTCATCCACGTGTAATGCAAACCGACCTGCAACAAGATCGCTGTTTGCCCACAGCCCTAACGCAAGATACCAGAGGATGATCGTGATGCTGCCCGCAACCCACATGCGTTTCAATCGATGATCTGGTATATGTTTATCTGCCTCCCCTGGAGGCCTTGCAGCGACGTCGGCAGCTTCAGTCACCTGACTTAAGTGATTTATCGAGTCCATGGTCGGTACTTACTGTCCAGTATTGGCTCGATAACGCTCTGCTTCCCACTCCATGAGCGCCTCGATATCACTCCGCGTCAGTGAACGCACCTGATCAATAGCCTTCAATCGACCTGCAATCTCCGCAAAAAACACCAGCATCGCCTCAATCGCTTGGTTTGCATTCTTCTGGATAAAAACGCCGAGGTGTCGTATCAGCACAAACGCCGGAGCGGAGCGAGCAAACCGGATAAACCCAACAGCATCATCCGATGTATCAAATATCTGCGGGCGATCACCAAGAAAGACAACAATATCGGGAACCAATGCCCAATGTTTCTCGACGAGCAAAAGACAGATATCGTCAAACGCTATTCGATGGACGAGCGGGTTTTCAGGAAGCCTGTATCCTCGCTTGATTAACTGGTGTGGGATTTCTGATGGAGCACAATCATCAAGGGGACGAGGTAATTCACGTAGAGAATCGAGTACCTGCCGGTGCAGATGATCCACCTCGTTGACCGTCTCTCCGCCGACAAGCATGCCATGATTGGCCAGGAACAGGACGGAAGGGCTCAATGCTGTACGCTCGATGGCTCTCTGCAAGGCTTCTGCGAGCTTGGCTCCCGGTTTATGGTAGTCGACGAGAAGCCATGAAACACTTGGTGGCAACCGTCGCTGGAGAATTTCAACGCATCCGGCTTGCACCAGATGGACCAAGACGGCGATTGGATGGGTATGGACAACAATCCGATGCGGGACGATGCTGTGAAGCATCGTTTCGATCGACGGACGTTTGGACATCCGGTGGAGGACTACCGGCGCGGCATCGAATCGTTGCGATTTGACATGGTCTTTGAGACGGATCAAATCAACTGGCACAAAGATGGATTTTCGGTTGGCGTCGGCCAGCCAAGCTCCTGAGGCTTTAATCCATAGTGTGTTGCCAGCCTTCCAGGACACGTTTCCTCCGGCACCTTGGACTAGTGATGCATCCACGCCGATCGTATGGCAATAGTCAGTGATTACTTCCTGTAAAGTCACAATCGTCTCTCAGTAATTCGAGACACGTCGC is a window encoding:
- a CDS encoding undecaprenyl/decaprenyl-phosphate alpha-N-acetylglucosaminyl 1-phosphate transferase; this translates as MTLYVLTFALSLLLSLYGMPIARQAALKFGIVDAPDGRLKHQKEAVPYFGGLAIYLAFLMSLAFTFEFRQDVLGIILGATIVVMLGLIDDFGVLSPTTKLIGQLLAIFVLIKSGIRIQIAALPEWLDLVLTVFWMVGLINAFNLLDIMDGLSAGVGAISAACLLVAALIQGDQVVAFMLAALIGSLIGFLRYNWQPARIYMGDTGAMFIGLLLGAMAMIGQFPSTHPLSLLTPVFILGIPIFDTLFVMYIRYQRGLPIFLGSPDHIAIRLRHWGMSTRHIVIVSYLATAAVGIVGLMLMMVAYEVAWGLCLGTVVILLALTFTLKRIEVKNGRDMEGETSLEERKRAA
- a CDS encoding class II aldolase, which encodes MDASLVQGAGGNVSWKAGNTLWIKASGAWLADANRKSIFVPVDLIRLKDHVKSQRFDAAPVVLHRMSKRPSIETMLHSIVPHRIVVHTHPIAVLVHLVQAGCVEILQRRLPPSVSWLLVDYHKPGAKLAEALQRAIERTALSPSVLFLANHGMLVGGETVNEVDHLHRQVLDSLRELPRPLDDCAPSEIPHQLIKRGYRLPENPLVHRIAFDDICLLLVEKHWALVPDIVVFLGDRPQIFDTSDDAVGFIRFARSAPAFVLIRHLGVFIQKNANQAIEAMLVFFAEIAGRLKAIDQVRSLTRSDIEALMEWEAERYRANTGQ